From a single Haladaptatus caseinilyticus genomic region:
- a CDS encoding DUF7344 domain-containing protein produces the protein MSASSKPADSVGGATSSSQDTASSQPLSKDTIFHILQVQRRRLTLQYLHGRTDAVSLRNLAEQVAAWENEMSVMELTSKERQRAYISLYQTHLPTLDTEGIIEYDKDRGTIRRTSRADQFDPYLFDTAPQDSSDSSTDSALNRRWRRYYLGGTLFSTSLLGAKLLQLPLVSQVASQLIVPIVLSVFSILTAGHYYTRSVLPETNPIESVTQLFSRQG, from the coding sequence ATGAGCGCATCCTCCAAGCCGGCTGACTCCGTTGGTGGCGCTACCTCGTCCTCCCAAGACACCGCGTCGTCTCAACCCCTGTCGAAGGATACGATTTTTCATATCTTGCAGGTACAGCGCCGTCGATTAACCTTGCAGTACCTCCATGGGCGAACAGACGCCGTTTCGTTACGCAATCTTGCCGAGCAGGTAGCAGCCTGGGAGAACGAGATGTCGGTCATGGAACTAACTTCGAAAGAACGCCAACGCGCCTACATTTCACTGTATCAAACTCACCTTCCGACACTCGATACGGAGGGTATTATCGAGTACGACAAAGATCGCGGAACAATCAGACGAACGTCCCGTGCTGACCAATTTGACCCATATTTGTTTGATACCGCTCCACAGGACTCATCCGATTCGTCCACGGACAGTGCGTTGAATCGTCGATGGAGACGGTATTATCTCGGCGGGACGCTTTTCAGCACGAGTCTGTTGGGTGCTAAATTGCTTCAGCTTCCACTTGTGTCACAAGTGGCGTCTCAACTCATTGTCCCAATTGTTTTGTCTGTCTTCTCCATCCTTACGGCGGGCCACTACTATACTCGGTCTGTACTTCCAGAGACCAATCCTATTGAGAGCGTTACTCAGTTATTCTCACGCCAGGGATGA
- a CDS encoding ABC transporter permease yields MSYFVRRTGQAIFTVFAVISLSFGIVRLLPGGPADYLRAQLIQQGGTISQAQLNQRIAAQTNLAPDKPLHLQYVDYIWQVLHLDFGTSIWYNQPVTEILGPAIPWTVFLMATALFIQFVIGVSLGAFMAYREGSRFDVGSTAVSLISNSIPFYVIGLLLITFLGYRMELFPTGGRYASGNAVALTNPDFLLSVLYHGTLPILSLVIASFGGWALTMRGNSIRILGEDYLRVARLRGLSERRIAFRYVGRNAILPMYTGLLIAIGFMFGGSVILEKIFAYPGVGYYLIQSIGQRDYPVMMGAFMLIAVAVTVGVFIADLTYGYVDPRAKGGQNSESY; encoded by the coding sequence ATGAGTTATTTCGTTCGACGCACTGGACAAGCGATATTCACTGTATTTGCGGTGATTTCGCTCTCGTTTGGGATCGTTCGATTACTGCCGGGAGGGCCGGCTGACTATCTTCGAGCACAGCTGATCCAGCAAGGTGGCACGATTAGTCAAGCCCAACTCAATCAGCGAATCGCTGCACAAACGAACCTTGCACCGGATAAGCCACTACACCTCCAGTATGTAGACTACATCTGGCAGGTACTCCACCTCGATTTCGGCACATCGATTTGGTACAACCAACCGGTAACCGAGATCCTCGGGCCAGCGATCCCATGGACTGTGTTCCTAATGGCAACGGCTCTGTTCATTCAGTTCGTTATCGGTGTCTCGTTAGGTGCCTTCATGGCGTATCGAGAAGGGAGCCGATTCGATGTCGGATCCACTGCAGTGTCACTGATTTCGAATTCAATTCCGTTCTACGTCATTGGCCTCCTTCTGATAACGTTCCTTGGCTACCGGATGGAACTCTTCCCGACAGGTGGTCGATATGCGTCTGGGAACGCCGTTGCACTGACAAATCCCGACTTCCTCCTGAGCGTGCTGTACCATGGGACCTTACCAATCCTCTCGTTAGTCATCGCTAGTTTTGGTGGATGGGCGCTCACGATGCGGGGTAATAGCATTCGTATTCTCGGAGAAGATTATCTTCGGGTAGCACGACTGCGTGGCCTCTCAGAACGTCGGATCGCATTTCGGTACGTCGGGCGGAACGCAATCCTGCCAATGTATACTGGCCTTCTCATTGCGATCGGATTCATGTTTGGCGGCTCAGTTATTCTCGAAAAGATCTTCGCGTATCCAGGTGTGGGCTATTATCTCATTCAGTCGATTGGACAGAGAGACTATCCGGTCATGATGGGCGCATTCATGCTCATTGCCGTTGCTGTGACGGTCGGTGTTTTCATAGCTGATCTAACATACGGATATGTCGACCCACGTGCCAAAGGAGGACAGAACAGTGAGTCCTACTGA
- a CDS encoding ABC transporter ATP-binding protein — MATTDQRHRIDEQEDTIIEIRNAEVTFEMDRGTSRVLNGVDLEVQRREILGVIGESGSGKSMLASAMLDAVEEPGQLSGEVIYHPPDGDPIDVLALSDEELKQFRWEEVAMVFQGALSSFNPTMTIGGHFEETLRAHNADIDEGMNRARQLLSDLYLDPERVLKSYPHELSGGMSQRALIALSLILEPNMLVMDEPTAALDLLMQRSILSLLSELREKYDLTVVFITHDLPLVAGLADRLAVLYAFELAEVGTADEIVRDAAHPYTRALLKAVPNLDAPLDTMQSIEGSAPDPVNIPTGCTYADRCPLADDQCHSTDPPMYSVEDNHTAACHYWEKARESIAYDLGSLESEILTAQAGTSDLRQTEKDQNSDRQTSDPVVSLENVEVHFEKEQGLIKGLFKDPETVSAVDGISLEISENDVVALVGESGCGKTTLGKTAIGAQRPTGGAVRYRGQDVWEAKSGRGEISFEEIRKSLQIIHQDPGSALNPNRTVLKTLASPLKRWQPEMGAEDRRARILRMLERVGMKPPRDYAHRFPHQLSGGEQQRVALIRALLMNPDLILADEAVSALDVSLRVETMNLLLELQEEFGTSYLFISHNLSNARYLAKTAGGRVGIMYLGELIEMGPAEEVLQNPKHPYTKVLRWATADLDPDGEIEEPPVRDIDIPDPVNPPSGCRFHTRCPSVIPPKGMDIDQSVYNEIMSLRHAVDEHSMEFFGEDPTNSTVDKLREQAFDEVLWNPHRERVDKALSAVVDGDWDRAATSLEKHYESVCERKKPAATESGHPVACHLYDNAIQSDASLLSD; from the coding sequence ATGGCCACAACCGACCAACGACACAGAATCGACGAACAAGAAGACACGATCATTGAGATCCGGAATGCCGAAGTGACGTTTGAGATGGATCGTGGGACGTCTCGCGTTCTAAACGGTGTGGACCTCGAAGTGCAGCGCCGTGAAATTCTGGGAGTTATCGGCGAGTCAGGTTCCGGAAAATCGATGTTGGCCTCTGCGATGCTTGATGCAGTCGAAGAACCAGGCCAGTTATCGGGTGAAGTCATCTACCACCCACCAGATGGAGACCCAATCGATGTTCTTGCACTTTCAGATGAGGAGTTGAAACAGTTCCGATGGGAAGAAGTCGCGATGGTGTTTCAGGGAGCACTCTCATCATTCAATCCGACGATGACGATCGGTGGACATTTCGAAGAAACCCTGCGAGCACATAACGCAGATATCGATGAGGGAATGAACCGTGCTCGGCAACTACTTTCTGATCTCTATCTCGATCCCGAACGCGTGCTCAAGTCTTATCCACACGAGCTAAGTGGCGGAATGAGCCAGCGAGCTCTCATCGCACTGTCCCTAATTCTGGAGCCAAACATGTTGGTGATGGACGAGCCGACAGCTGCACTCGATCTGCTTATGCAGCGATCGATTCTTTCGTTACTCTCCGAGCTTCGTGAGAAGTACGACCTAACAGTTGTCTTCATCACACACGACTTGCCACTAGTAGCTGGGCTTGCCGATCGACTCGCAGTATTATATGCATTTGAGCTCGCAGAAGTCGGAACGGCCGACGAGATCGTTCGCGACGCTGCACATCCGTACACACGAGCATTATTGAAGGCAGTTCCAAATCTCGACGCACCACTTGACACGATGCAATCGATTGAGGGGAGCGCACCGGATCCAGTGAATATACCTACTGGGTGTACCTACGCTGACCGGTGTCCCCTTGCAGATGATCAATGTCACTCAACAGATCCACCGATGTATTCCGTAGAGGACAATCACACTGCTGCTTGTCACTATTGGGAAAAAGCCCGAGAGTCAATCGCGTATGATCTCGGGTCACTCGAAAGTGAAATTTTGACTGCTCAAGCAGGCACGTCAGATCTACGACAGACTGAGAAAGACCAAAACAGTGACAGACAGACAAGTGATCCTGTTGTTTCACTCGAAAATGTAGAAGTCCACTTCGAGAAGGAACAAGGGCTCATCAAGGGTCTATTCAAAGATCCGGAGACGGTCAGTGCTGTGGATGGGATTAGCCTGGAAATTTCCGAAAATGACGTTGTCGCGCTCGTCGGCGAATCTGGCTGTGGAAAAACAACGCTTGGAAAGACTGCGATAGGAGCACAACGTCCAACTGGTGGTGCCGTGCGATATCGAGGACAGGATGTGTGGGAAGCAAAAAGTGGCCGGGGAGAGATTTCATTCGAAGAAATCCGAAAATCGCTACAGATCATTCATCAAGACCCAGGAAGCGCGTTGAATCCGAATCGAACAGTGCTCAAAACGCTCGCTTCCCCATTAAAACGGTGGCAACCTGAGATGGGAGCTGAAGACAGGCGTGCTCGTATCCTTCGGATGCTTGAGCGGGTAGGGATGAAGCCACCACGAGACTACGCACACCGCTTCCCGCATCAATTGAGTGGTGGAGAGCAACAACGAGTTGCTCTTATTCGAGCACTGTTGATGAATCCGGATCTCATTCTTGCCGACGAAGCAGTCTCGGCACTCGACGTCTCACTTCGTGTAGAGACGATGAATCTGCTTCTTGAACTACAAGAAGAATTTGGGACCTCTTATCTCTTCATCTCACACAACCTCTCGAACGCACGCTATCTCGCGAAAACTGCTGGTGGACGTGTTGGAATTATGTATCTCGGTGAATTGATCGAGATGGGTCCTGCCGAAGAAGTACTTCAAAACCCAAAACATCCATACACGAAAGTACTGCGGTGGGCAACGGCTGATCTCGATCCTGACGGAGAAATTGAGGAACCACCCGTTCGTGATATCGATATTCCCGATCCAGTTAATCCACCCAGTGGCTGTCGATTCCACACCCGCTGTCCAAGCGTCATTCCGCCTAAAGGGATGGATATCGACCAGTCAGTCTATAACGAGATCATGAGTTTGCGTCATGCTGTAGACGAACACTCAATGGAGTTTTTCGGTGAAGATCCAACCAATTCAACAGTAGATAAACTACGAGAACAAGCATTTGACGAAGTGCTTTGGAACCCTCATCGAGAACGAGTCGACAAAGCTCTCTCTGCAGTTGTGGACGGAGATTGGGATCGTGCTGCGACATCCCTAGAAAAGCACTACGAAAGCGTTTGTGAGCGAAAAAAGCCAGCGGCAACCGAGAGCGGACATCCAGTAGCATGCCATCTGTACGATAATGCAATACAATCTGACGCCTCACTACTCTCTGATTAG
- a CDS encoding Gfo/Idh/MocA family protein gives MAVNTELEEELDKSKPLVSVGVVGGGFIGRTVGSQFRELDTAEVKAVVDIDSKTLRTAGKELGVPEEARYEDYEAMLKSEDLDAVLLGTPHTLHYEQVLTAMEHDLHVLCDKPLTTDLDHARDLVERDTDRDEVLMVGYQRHLYQAFVETRDTLEKEGRIPRWITAEISQDWVDRFSSAWRMNPDLSGGGYLYDTGSHILDSILWSTGLTPTAVSAEMDFVDDEQRVDGRSHVTIRFEEGTTATVVCSGETPCMREHIHMWDEEGAIYLESQDWEPNKLTEIDSTSGEYAPRLDRGDLPDKAKAFVQSIRDRESPPATALDGLRVTAVTEAAYESARQNGEFITIDPTDVALD, from the coding sequence ATGGCTGTTAATACAGAATTAGAGGAAGAATTAGATAAATCAAAGCCACTAGTGTCCGTCGGTGTTGTCGGTGGTGGTTTCATTGGACGAACTGTCGGTAGTCAATTCCGAGAACTGGATACAGCTGAGGTCAAGGCCGTTGTGGATATAGACAGCAAAACTCTGCGGACAGCTGGGAAGGAACTCGGAGTTCCAGAGGAAGCCCGCTACGAGGACTACGAAGCGATGTTGAAGTCGGAAGACCTCGATGCAGTGTTACTTGGAACGCCGCACACACTCCACTATGAGCAAGTGCTCACAGCAATGGAGCACGATCTGCATGTTCTCTGTGATAAGCCCCTAACGACAGATCTCGATCATGCTCGCGACCTTGTCGAACGAGATACGGACCGTGACGAAGTGCTGATGGTTGGTTATCAGCGACATCTTTACCAGGCGTTCGTCGAAACACGAGATACCCTGGAAAAAGAAGGCCGTATCCCGCGCTGGATAACCGCAGAGATCAGTCAGGACTGGGTTGACCGCTTCAGCAGTGCGTGGCGAATGAATCCTGATCTCTCCGGTGGAGGTTACCTCTATGACACAGGCAGCCATATTCTCGATTCGATCCTTTGGAGTACGGGTCTTACGCCGACTGCAGTGTCTGCCGAAATGGATTTTGTCGACGACGAGCAGCGCGTTGACGGTCGATCTCACGTCACGATTCGCTTCGAAGAAGGAACAACAGCGACGGTCGTTTGCTCCGGTGAGACACCCTGCATGCGTGAGCATATTCACATGTGGGACGAGGAAGGCGCCATCTATCTCGAGAGTCAGGACTGGGAGCCGAACAAACTTACAGAAATCGATTCCACGAGCGGTGAATACGCACCTCGGCTTGATCGTGGCGACCTTCCGGATAAAGCAAAGGCATTCGTTCAGTCAATTCGTGACCGAGAGAGCCCACCAGCAACAGCTCTTGACGGGCTTCGCGTGACGGCAGTCACAGAAGCAGCATACGAATCTGCACGACAGAATGGCGAATTCATTACTATCGACCCGACTGATGTTGCGTTAGACTGA
- a CDS encoding ABC transporter substrate-binding protein, with amino-acid sequence MVKNNNNINCTNELSRRGLVKILGATGIAGSLAGCGGQRAAEKSGGSGGSETTATTMADGPVKQEGKPVDEALTVAQWAVPSDSQYNPWNSKNFAEPRRMLFDRFMRYNISEQKFYPYAISDWSFDNQSVTLTIRDSLTWHDGTKVTAKDVVNQLKLDMYTGGSLGDYVDTIANDVKKKDDKSATISLNQKVNKQIVLSFLQPKRLIAKESVYGKYVKRADNAGSDDEQSKVISELQNKSIAKPIGNGPFKFENADSQRTLLTKYEDHPDAKMINFPKAEYLYMPSNEKRWNALINDRTDGSATLFMPSNKLNQLPEHTRVGLIPRHWGMGLVFNFNNKHLQKQEVRQAIAHVIDRDAVAKNSGAGTDSKIGVEYPSGLTGQFSGTIKKKWLKGITGKFNKYETSTEKATKLLKSAGYSKQGGSWQDSSGNRLQLDISAPSGFTDWVAGAKTITSNLSSFGIKSKLQAKDNSTYWGKVYTNSEFTIGLQGWANYDYSYPFFHYDFLYSSTDAQDYWKVPKTFQVPPLSNPSGKPQEVTPTQLVTDLSSSSRDKALNQIQELAWITNQTLPVLPVMEKLTQTFLTADEWNVPPKSSPKIQQYWPTEWLPRMGNWTAKRKK; translated from the coding sequence ATGGTAAAAAATAATAATAATATAAATTGTACCAATGAATTGAGCCGTCGTGGACTTGTAAAAATACTTGGAGCAACCGGGATAGCAGGGTCACTGGCAGGCTGTGGTGGACAACGAGCAGCAGAAAAATCCGGAGGAAGCGGTGGGTCCGAGACAACGGCAACGACGATGGCAGACGGGCCAGTAAAGCAAGAAGGCAAGCCTGTGGATGAGGCACTTACTGTCGCTCAATGGGCAGTTCCGAGTGATTCTCAGTACAACCCTTGGAACTCAAAAAACTTTGCCGAGCCACGACGTATGCTCTTTGATCGCTTCATGCGATATAATATCTCGGAACAGAAATTTTATCCATATGCAATTTCGGACTGGTCGTTCGATAACCAATCGGTCACACTAACAATTCGCGATAGTCTCACCTGGCACGATGGGACAAAAGTGACTGCAAAAGATGTGGTGAACCAGCTGAAACTCGATATGTATACTGGCGGGTCGTTAGGGGATTATGTCGATACCATTGCGAATGACGTGAAGAAAAAGGACGACAAATCCGCTACGATTTCGCTGAATCAAAAAGTCAACAAACAGATCGTTCTCTCGTTCTTGCAGCCAAAACGACTTATCGCAAAAGAGAGCGTCTATGGGAAATACGTTAAACGCGCCGATAACGCCGGCAGTGACGACGAACAGAGTAAGGTGATTTCGGAACTCCAAAATAAGTCGATTGCAAAGCCCATCGGCAATGGTCCGTTCAAGTTTGAGAATGCGGATAGCCAACGCACGTTGTTGACGAAATACGAGGATCATCCAGATGCAAAGATGATCAACTTCCCGAAGGCAGAATACCTCTATATGCCGTCGAACGAAAAGCGCTGGAATGCGCTGATCAACGATCGTACGGATGGTTCTGCGACACTATTCATGCCTTCGAACAAACTCAACCAGCTTCCCGAACATACACGGGTTGGTCTCATTCCCCGACACTGGGGAATGGGTCTTGTCTTTAATTTCAACAACAAACATCTACAGAAACAGGAGGTGCGACAGGCGATTGCCCATGTTATCGATCGAGATGCGGTTGCGAAGAACTCCGGCGCTGGAACGGACTCGAAAATCGGCGTCGAATATCCGAGTGGACTAACTGGACAGTTCAGTGGAACAATCAAAAAGAAGTGGCTGAAAGGCATCACTGGTAAATTCAATAAATACGAGACAAGCACGGAGAAGGCCACGAAGTTGCTGAAATCCGCCGGGTATAGCAAACAAGGTGGAAGCTGGCAAGACAGTAGCGGAAACAGACTCCAACTCGATATTTCAGCCCCATCTGGATTCACTGACTGGGTTGCAGGTGCGAAGACGATCACGAGTAACCTTTCCTCATTCGGTATCAAATCAAAATTACAGGCGAAAGACAACTCCACCTACTGGGGGAAAGTCTACACGAACAGTGAATTCACGATCGGTCTACAAGGATGGGCCAATTACGACTACAGTTATCCGTTTTTCCACTATGATTTCCTCTACAGTAGCACTGACGCACAAGACTACTGGAAGGTGCCGAAGACATTCCAGGTACCACCACTCTCGAACCCAAGCGGGAAGCCACAAGAAGTGACGCCCACACAGCTTGTAACAGACCTCTCGAGTAGTAGCAGAGACAAGGCACTGAATCAAATCCAGGAATTGGCATGGATCACCAATCAGACACTCCCCGTCCTCCCGGTCATGGAGAAGTTGACCCAGACGTTCCTTACTGCAGACGAATGGAATGTGCCGCCAAAGAGTAGTCCCAAAATCCAGCAGTATTGGCCAACAGAGTGGCTCCCTCGCATGGGGAACTGGACAGCAAAGCGCAAGAAGTAA
- a CDS encoding TrmB family transcriptional regulator has translation MTKPHPVDEKTLREELHTFGFSEKEIETYLVVLNQGEATPSTIATHADVSKRYVYNIASQLAKRGFVQVNNHASPTTVRAQPPTEAITDLSNRLQSLAPSLEQKFQKTEPQTARFQTIKSRQTALKHLREQIRSAQNEVFLSLPLSEQNEIEAELTSAVDRNVFVACLYTDAEPESIAPARFNGNASVVRVWEEKAPFISTVDDHTAIVGDAELLGGVHADETAVSLSEEHLAGSVLGSLIGSYWPIASELYVMKPSELPYRFESARNAVLQATLHLHEGTEPLTTIMTENGEEITGRILDSNQCLVKPETGDFPVENGLVVETSNGDKITVGGTGAFIEDYRAETIKLDQPSA, from the coding sequence ATGACCAAGCCACATCCAGTCGACGAAAAAACCCTTCGTGAAGAGCTACACACCTTTGGGTTCTCCGAGAAGGAAATAGAGACCTATCTGGTGGTACTGAATCAAGGAGAAGCGACCCCGAGTACGATCGCGACACATGCTGATGTGTCGAAACGGTATGTATACAATATCGCCTCTCAGTTAGCCAAGCGTGGGTTCGTCCAGGTGAACAATCATGCCTCTCCGACAACGGTCCGAGCTCAGCCCCCAACGGAAGCTATTACGGATCTATCCAACCGACTTCAATCTCTGGCACCATCACTTGAGCAAAAATTTCAAAAGACAGAGCCACAGACAGCCCGTTTTCAAACGATTAAATCCCGCCAGACCGCCTTGAAACACCTTCGTGAGCAGATACGCAGTGCACAAAACGAAGTATTCCTTTCACTCCCACTGTCGGAGCAAAACGAGATAGAAGCCGAATTAACGAGCGCTGTCGATCGAAATGTGTTCGTAGCATGTCTGTATACGGATGCAGAACCAGAGTCAATTGCACCCGCTCGATTCAACGGAAATGCAAGCGTAGTCCGTGTATGGGAGGAGAAGGCACCCTTTATCTCGACAGTCGATGACCATACTGCGATTGTCGGTGATGCCGAACTACTTGGAGGGGTCCATGCCGACGAAACTGCTGTTTCGCTTTCAGAAGAGCATCTCGCCGGTTCCGTGCTTGGGTCACTCATCGGGAGCTATTGGCCGATCGCTTCGGAACTCTATGTGATGAAACCTAGTGAGCTTCCGTATCGGTTTGAGTCGGCTCGCAATGCAGTATTGCAGGCGACACTCCATCTACACGAAGGTACCGAACCATTAACTACAATAATGACAGAAAACGGTGAAGAAATCACGGGCCGTATACTAGATTCGAATCAATGCCTTGTCAAACCTGAAACAGGAGACTTCCCCGTCGAGAACGGACTGGTCGTCGAGACGAGTAATGGCGATAAGATTACTGTTGGTGGAACGGGAGCGTTTATCGAAGACTATCGTGCCGAAACCATCAAATTAGATCAACCGTCAGCTTAA
- a CDS encoding DUF7437 domain-containing protein has translation MSHTASYANGDVIRDFLSIADLLEEPRLAQLYAYLSRQGPATVQELMDALDLPQGTAYTYVKRLADAGVIEATGDEQPRTYVAHPINLTVSTGDGTREYTITPMLVDAVSRQSTNDDIETYIARHGIDGLATALTYTVARERGEVTHRLMARNVDISPLAAEIILQALRPVVHDHIDIEESGAVGPDLFLPSVRSRYQI, from the coding sequence ATGTCACACACTGCATCCTACGCCAATGGCGATGTCATTCGAGATTTCCTCTCGATCGCAGACCTTCTTGAAGAGCCACGATTAGCCCAACTATACGCATATCTCTCTCGGCAGGGTCCAGCAACCGTCCAAGAACTCATGGACGCACTTGACCTCCCGCAAGGAACCGCCTACACATACGTGAAGCGGCTGGCCGATGCGGGCGTTATCGAAGCAACGGGTGACGAGCAACCTCGAACATACGTTGCTCACCCAATCAACCTCACCGTCTCGACTGGTGACGGAACACGCGAGTATACGATTACTCCGATGCTGGTTGACGCCGTGAGCCGCCAATCGACTAATGACGATATCGAGACATACATCGCTCGCCACGGCATTGACGGTCTCGCAACAGCACTCACATATACAGTGGCACGTGAGCGCGGTGAGGTGACCCATCGACTGATGGCCCGTAACGTGGATATCTCGCCCCTTGCTGCAGAGATTATTCTCCAGGCCCTTCGCCCGGTCGTTCACGATCACATCGACATCGAAGAATCCGGTGCAGTAGGACCTGATCTTTTCCTGCCGTCTGTCAGGTCGAGATATCAAATATAG
- a CDS encoding DUF1931 domain-containing protein, producing MADLIVKSAVKEQLEGQNVASDFYDALDEEVATVLDNASRRAEENDRKTVQARDL from the coding sequence ATGGCTGATTTGATTGTGAAATCCGCAGTGAAAGAACAGCTCGAAGGTCAAAATGTGGCGAGTGACTTCTACGATGCACTTGATGAAGAAGTCGCAACAGTCCTCGACAACGCTTCCCGACGAGCCGAAGAAAACGACCGCAAAACCGTCCAAGCGCGCGATCTATAG
- a CDS encoding ABC transporter permease codes for MSPTEGTSAQSDFETVAGERLSPGERYRELFEEIAIAPARIVMDDWRALLSVFIITGYLLAGTVGVMFIPKPRPNQGPALLGAFYNLAHPLGTTYSGVDILSQIVHATPAMLIMVCSGAVFSVVLGTVLGTIAGYKGGTVDSVIMTFTDVAMTLPGLVLVIVLAGALQDVLTGNPVVIGILLTINAWAGLARSIRSQVLTLRDQSYVEASRILGISTSKIIAIDIVPNIMPYVTMNFVQQARNVIFGSVALYFLGILPYSEANWGVMMNNAYSQAGAVSSPEAFHWILMPMIAIVILALGLTMFAQAADRLFNPRVRARHIDRGAENSAESKSTADKSTGVVR; via the coding sequence GTGAGTCCTACTGAAGGCACATCGGCCCAGTCGGATTTCGAAACAGTCGCCGGAGAGCGTCTCTCCCCCGGAGAACGCTATCGAGAGTTGTTCGAAGAAATAGCTATCGCGCCAGCTCGAATCGTCATGGATGACTGGCGGGCACTTCTCTCGGTCTTCATCATCACTGGATATCTGCTTGCGGGTACCGTTGGCGTGATGTTCATCCCGAAACCACGTCCAAATCAGGGACCAGCTCTGCTTGGCGCGTTCTATAATCTTGCTCATCCCCTCGGGACGACCTATTCAGGAGTGGATATTCTATCACAGATCGTACATGCGACGCCTGCAATGCTCATCATGGTCTGCTCGGGTGCCGTGTTCTCGGTAGTGCTCGGGACCGTCTTGGGCACCATTGCTGGCTACAAAGGCGGCACCGTCGATAGCGTCATTATGACGTTTACCGACGTTGCGATGACACTTCCTGGTCTCGTTCTTGTTATTGTCCTTGCTGGCGCACTTCAAGATGTTCTAACAGGCAACCCGGTTGTCATCGGGATTTTGCTAACGATCAACGCGTGGGCAGGGCTTGCACGTTCGATCCGGTCGCAAGTACTCACTCTGCGTGACCAATCCTATGTCGAAGCATCACGAATACTGGGCATCTCGACGTCGAAAATAATCGCGATCGACATCGTTCCGAATATCATGCCTTACGTGACGATGAACTTCGTCCAACAAGCTCGGAATGTCATCTTCGGCTCGGTCGCCTTATACTTCCTTGGCATCCTGCCATACAGCGAGGCAAATTGGGGCGTGATGATGAACAACGCCTATAGCCAGGCCGGTGCCGTCTCCTCGCCAGAAGCGTTCCACTGGATTCTGATGCCGATGATCGCGATCGTCATATTAGCACTCGGACTGACTATGTTTGCACAAGCAGCAGATCGGTTGTTCAATCCACGGGTTCGTGCCCGTCACATCGATCGAGGAGCGGAGAATAGTGCCGAAAGCAAATCCACTGCAGATAAATCGACAGGGGTAGTCCGTTAA
- a CDS encoding HAD family hydrolase, which produces MPRFQTVLFDMDGVLVDSESFWQQFWRDQVFAHAEIGDPGLEDVNGRNFRESLEDLAATYGLPGEPERYARQFEEAAETVYGEQVSITPGISDFFERLRDQGIDVGIVSSADWIERVIKRFDLAPIDVMVSAEHIDLPGKPEPFIYEHAAAELGVKPSACLVIEDSVNGVRAAARAGCTVIRFCQGTTVQATDTLILSPTLQTIFSKRSSNYFLRTVSA; this is translated from the coding sequence ATGCCCCGGTTTCAGACCGTCCTGTTCGATATGGATGGCGTCCTCGTTGATTCGGAATCGTTTTGGCAGCAGTTCTGGCGTGACCAGGTTTTTGCACATGCAGAAATTGGTGACCCAGGTCTGGAGGACGTGAATGGCCGCAATTTCCGTGAGAGTCTCGAAGATCTTGCAGCGACGTATGGTCTTCCGGGTGAACCCGAGCGGTATGCACGACAGTTCGAAGAGGCTGCAGAGACGGTGTATGGCGAGCAAGTATCGATTACACCTGGAATATCGGACTTTTTTGAGAGACTTCGTGATCAAGGAATCGACGTTGGAATTGTATCCTCAGCGGATTGGATTGAAAGGGTCATTAAGCGGTTTGACTTGGCACCAATCGACGTGATGGTGAGTGCAGAACATATCGATCTACCAGGCAAGCCAGAACCCTTTATTTATGAACATGCAGCCGCTGAACTTGGTGTGAAACCTTCTGCCTGCCTCGTTATCGAAGACTCTGTCAACGGTGTCCGAGCAGCAGCCCGAGCAGGCTGCACTGTGATCCGGTTTTGTCAGGGGACGACTGTGCAAGCGACCGATACACTGATTTTGTCGCCAACTCTCCAGACGATCTTCAGCAAACGATCCTCGAATTACTTTCTTAGAACCGTTTCAGCATAA